From Pseudothermotoga thermarum DSM 5069, a single genomic window includes:
- the folK gene encoding 2-amino-4-hydroxy-6-hydroxymethyldihydropteridine diphosphokinase — MIFGIGVDVLRIERVDEKLADKILGPHEKQEFEKTKDKKTYLASRFAAKEAFFKALGTGLRNCFFKDVEFIHNKLGKPVLILHKDFEGFNLAHVSISHDFVVVAQVVLEKTTGGIYIGIGSNLENRLKNIQNACLLMEKRQIQIVRKSSIYETKPYGKTDQPDFLNCVVEVETTLTPTRLLENLLEIEKILGRVRTEKWGPRTIDLDILLYGNIVFETQNLTIPHYDLLNRQFFLVPLVELKVFHHPVEGDFSLKLKEGEECKLLTSNW; from the coding sequence ATGATCTTTGGAATAGGCGTTGACGTGTTGAGAATCGAGCGAGTCGATGAAAAACTCGCAGACAAAATCCTTGGACCGCACGAAAAGCAAGAGTTTGAAAAAACAAAGGATAAGAAAACCTATCTTGCCTCACGTTTTGCGGCAAAGGAAGCCTTTTTCAAAGCACTTGGAACAGGGTTGAGAAACTGTTTTTTTAAGGACGTTGAATTTATCCACAACAAACTTGGCAAACCTGTGTTGATATTGCACAAAGACTTTGAAGGCTTTAACCTTGCTCATGTTTCCATTTCGCACGATTTTGTCGTCGTCGCACAAGTTGTCCTTGAAAAAACAACAGGTGGAATTTACATAGGAATCGGTTCAAACCTTGAAAATAGGTTGAAAAACATTCAAAATGCCTGTTTGCTCATGGAAAAACGTCAAATTCAAATTGTGAGAAAATCTTCGATCTACGAAACAAAACCGTACGGTAAAACAGATCAGCCAGATTTTCTCAACTGCGTTGTCGAAGTTGAAACAACTCTAACACCAACAAGGTTGCTTGAAAATCTGCTTGAAATAGAAAAAATTCTTGGAAGGGTTAGAACCGAAAAGTGGGGACCAAGGACTATAGATTTGGATATACTGCTTTATGGAAACATAGTGTTTGAAACGCAAAACCTTACGATTCCACACTACGATCTTTTGAACCGCCAGTTTTTCCTAGTACCTTTAGTCGAACTAAAGGTTTTCCATCATCCTGTTGAAGGAGATTTTTCCTTGAAGCTGAAAGAAGGTGAAGAATGCAAGCTTTTGACGAGCAACTGGTGA